Proteins encoded together in one Penicillium digitatum chromosome 1, complete sequence window:
- a CDS encoding Fungal transcriptional regulatory protein, N-terminal: MSQTDQRPMLDDRMSEPPRTLQCTPRQDRETQSRNLNDPRLTADWLETIVMGHRVPSAVPATLRAELLQHREPIRSLSQQNTTPRYQFPPLCERSASRENPATIHLPSYLPPLVEALSLFRYYCKYLDFQYHLIIPSHVEQQIETIYKLVARNESINFAHTALLFAITAAALYYKLLIESPEHAEPFSQEHTFLAGAALIQSNYIPNPSLEGLQATMVIGHHLSNMNVPSSVSSLFVHRSFVSQATGMGLHLVDCPRVVAERSANGFDKTKIELKRRLWWDLATYDWLIGFLSGPQEWTYSIYPQHMIVHQPLNVEDEDIDHSENGVPLSTPTAMTYSLCRLELAVVCRQIVDEMAHYHFHEQEVPYEKILDLDQKLNKICAELPSFFRFDQTSRRAFSALYHERPALAWQRALVQQGYHSRFCRLHRHYLVRGAKDPKYSYSHVVALRSARKVLEVKRIMDEEEPVFTPHSSVVWAVMHHVFMAAAILLIDVCFNWDEILAEKRKEEVLDACRMLSRAQQSSPIAREGIKAMMGILRKHWKHEKRPDIPTPASLDPKSVTFPEGISNSQSTVYPSEDAWISPLPLEDLWTEILESSANVELSTPDWTDLLTELTNVTLPSE; the protein is encoded by the exons ATGAGCCAAACAGACCAGAGGCCCATGTTGGACGATCGCATGTCTGAGCCACCCCGGACCTTACAGTGCACTCCACGACAGGACAGGGAGACACAAAGCCGCAATTTAAATGATCCCCGTTTGACAGCCGATTGGCTTGAGACAATTGTCATGGGACACCGTGTCCCCAGTGCAGTTCCTGCCACGCTGAGGGCCGAGCTCTTGCAGCACCGGGAACCCATCCGCTCGCTTTCACAGCAGAATACTACACCTAGGTACCAATTTCCTCCGTTGTGCGAACGGTCCGCCTCTCGCGAGAATCCGGCAACTATCCATTTGCCGTCGTATCTGCCACCGCTGGTAGAAGCCCTGAGTCTATTTCGGTACTATTGCAAATACCTAGACTTCCAGTATCATCTTATCATACCCAGCCATGTGGAGCAACAGATTGAGACCATCTACAAGCTTGTTGCGCGAAATGAGTCTATCAATTTTGCCCATACGGCGCTGCTGTTTGCTATCACTGCAGCTGCCCTGTATTACAAGCTCCTGATAGAGTCGCCGGAGCACGCAGAACCATTCAGTCAGGAACACACGTTTTTGGCGGGTGCCGCATTGATCCAGAGCAATTACATCCCTAATCCCAGCCTTGAGGGACTGCAAGCGACCATGGTCATTGGCCATCATCTGTCCAATATGAACGTGCCCTCATCCGTCAGTTCGTTGTTTGTGCATAGGTCGTTTGTGAGTCAAGCTACTGGTATGGGCCTTCATCTTGTGGATTGTCCCCGTGTTGTGGCCGAACGCTCAGCGAATGGGTTTGACAAAACAAAGATTGAGCTCAAACGACGGCTGTGGTGGGACTTGGCAACATACGACTG GTTGATAGGCTTTTTGAGCGGACCACAAGAGTGGACGTACTCGATCTATCCTCAGCATATGATTGTACACCAACCTCTCAatgttgaggatgaggatatCGACCATAGCGAGAATGGTGTTCCTCTTTCTACTCCAACCGCAATGACATACAGTCTATGTCGATTAGAGTTGGCTGTTGTGTGTCGCCAAATAGTGGACGAAATGGCACACTACCACTTTCATGAACAAGAGGTACCGTATGAGAAGATACTTGATCTCGATCAAAAGCTCAACAAGATATGCGCTGAGCTCCCCAGTTTCTTTCGCTTTGATCAAACCTCTCGGCGTGCATTCTCAGCGCTCTATCATGAGCGGCCAGCTCTTGCATGGCAGCGAGCTCTGGTACAACAGGGTTACCATTCACGATTCTGTCGGTTGCATCGCCACTACCTAGTGCGTGGAGCAAAGGATCCTAAATATTCCTATTCGCATGTCGTAGCTCTTCGATCTGCACGTAAGGTGCTTGAAGTAAAACGCATTATGGATGAGGAAGAGCCTGTGTTCACACCGCATAGCTCGGTCGTATGGGCAGTGATGCACCACGTGTTCATGGCAGCTGCCATTCTTCTGATAGATGTGTGTTTCAACTGGGATGAAATTCTGGCCGAGAAGCGAAAAGAGGAAGTACTTGACGCCTGTCGAATGCTCAGCCGGGCACAACAATCCTCGCCCATCGCACGTGAAGGAATCAAGGCTATGATGGGGATCTTGCGAAAGCATTGGAAACATGAAAAAAGG CCGGATATCCCCACGCCAGCCTCGTTGGATCCCAAAAGCGTCACATTCCCTGAAGGAATTTCCAATAGTCAATCAACGGTGTACCCTTCAGAGGATGCATGGATTAGTCCATTGCCTCTTGAAGACTTATGGACAGAGATACTAGAGAGCAGCGCTAATGTTGAGCTGAGCACACCAGACTGGACAGACTTGCTTACCGAGTTGACAAATGTTACTTTGCCAAGCGAGTAG
- a CDS encoding Cupin, RmlC-type, with the protein MPPYEKNPLPYIRRYITTHNTEGESIFLSHAQVPDYLPSTPTGEDGEIALLYATTNMPASVDAEADVAQYDEFLHQPPGITVDNGTLFRLIDLRPGKATPMHRTVSVDYGVIIEGDVDLVLDSGASRHMHRGDVSVQRGTAHSFRNRSDTDWCRMLFVYLPMDKLNIQGKELKAEVYDEGFDNPDDGEGDQGDSNEAK; encoded by the coding sequence ATGCCTCCATACGAGAAGAACCCCCTTCCCTATATCCGCCGCTACATCACCACCCACAACACCGAGGGTGAGTCAATATTTCTTTCCCATGCGCAAGTTCCCGACTACCTCCCGTCCACACCGACTGGGGAAGATGGCGAGATTGCCCTACTATACGCTACGACCAATATGCCAGCCTCGGTTGATGCTGAGGCGGACGTTGCCCAGTATGACGAGTTCCTTCATCAACCTCCTGGAATCACAGTCGACAACGGAACCCTGTTCCGCTTGATAGATCTCCGTCCGGGAAAGGCGACACCAATGCATCGGACAGTGAGTGTCGACTATGGAGTAATTATTGAGGGGGACGTTGATCTCGTACTGGATTCAGGTGCGAGTCGGCACATGCATCGTGGCGATGTTAGTGTGCAAAGGGGTACTGCACATTCGTTCCGAAACCGGAGTGACACAGATTGGTGTCGCATGTTGTTTGTATATCTACCAATGGATAAGTTGAATATCCAAGGGAAGGAGCTCAAGGCGGAGGTATACGATGAGGGCTTTGACAATCCGGACGACGGGGAAGGCGATCAGGGGGATTCAAATGAGGCCAAGTGA
- a CDS encoding Extracellular invertase: protein MKLSSAITVGLANQALAAHSDNPSVDYNSAPPNLSTLANATLFDTWRPRAHLLPPSGRIGDPCAHYTDPKSGLFHVGWLHDGIAGATTDDLATYKDLNPDGAPVIIAGGKNDPLAVFDGSVIPSGVNGLPTLLYTSVSYLPIHWSVPYTRGSETQSLAISSDGGRNFTKANQGPVIPTPPFALNVTGFRDPYVFQSSILDKSVNSTEGSWYVAISGGVHNVGPCQFLYRQYDADFEYWEYLGQWWNEPANTTWGTGDWAGGWGFNFEVGNVFGLNAEGYSEDGEIFMSLGTEGSGLPIIPQVSPIHDMLWVTGNVTNDDSVAFKPTMAGVLDWGLSAYAAAGKILPASSQASKKSGAPDRFISYIWLTGDLFQTVEGFPSAQQDWTGALLLPRELNIRTIPNVVDNKLSRESFASWRVAREESGELELETLGISIARETYSALTSGSSFVESGKTLSKAGSVPFNTSPSNKFYALTANISFPASARDSGLQAGFQVLSSSLESTTIYYQFSNESIIIDRSKTSAASKTTDGILSDNEAGRLRLFDVLRNGTEQIENLELTIVVDNGILEVYANGRFTLGTWARSWYANSTEINFFHNGVGEVTFDDVTVFEGLYDAWPERK, encoded by the exons ATGAAGCTCTCAAGTGCAATCACCGTGGGCCTGGCAAACCAGGCATTGGCTGCTCATTCCGATAACCCCTCGGTTGACTACAACTCGGCTCCGCCAAACCTTTCTACCTTGGCAAATGCAACCCTTTTCGACACATGGAGACCCAGAGCCCACCTCCTGCCTCCCTCTGGGAGGATAGGCGACCCGTGCGCGCACTACACCGATCCTAAGTCCGGTCTCTTCCATGTGGGTTGGCTTCACGATGGAATTGCAGGAGCCACGACGGATGATCTTGCTACCTATAAAGATCTCAATCCTGATGGAGCTCCGGTAATCATCGCTGGAGGAAAGAATGATCCCCTTGCCGTCTTCGATGGCTCCGTCATTCCAAGCGGTGTCAATGGCCTGCCAACCCTGTTGTATACCTCTGTTTCGTACCTCCCAATTCACTGGTCTGTCCCTTACACCAGGGGAAGCGAGACACAATCACTGGCTATTTCGTCCGACGGTGGACGCAACTTCACCAAGGCTAATCAAGGCCCTGTGATCCCCACGCCTCCATTTGCTCTCAATGTCACCGGTTTCCGTGACCCCTACGTTTTCCAGAGCTCAATTCTAGACAAATCTGTCAACAGCACCGAGGGAAGCTGGTATGTCGCCATCTCTGGCGGTGTCCACAATGTCGGCCCTTGCCAGTTTCTCTACCGTCAGTATGACGCAGATTTCGAATACTGGGAGTATCTCGGCCAATGGTGGAATGAGCCCGCCAATACCACTTGGGGTACCGGTGACTGGGCTGGCGGATGGGGCTTCAACTTTGAGGTTGGCAACGTCTTCGGTCTGAATGCAGAGGGCTACAGTGAGGATGGTGAAATCTTCATGTCCCTTGGTACTGAGGGCTCAGGGCTCCCCATCATTCCCCAGGTCTCTCCAATTCACGACATGCTGTGGGTGACCGGAAATGTCACAAACGACGACTCCGTCGCATTCAAGCCAACCATGGCCGGTGTACTTGACTGGGGCTTGTCGGCGTATGCTGCTGCAGGCAAGATTTTGCCAGCTAGCTCTCAGGCATCCAAGAAGAGCGGTGCCCCCGATCGTTTCATTTCATACATCTGGCTCACCGGAGATCTGTTCCAGACGGTGGAGGGATTCCCTAGCGCCCAGCAAGACTGGACCGGGGCTCTCTTGCTGCCACGCGAACTGAATATTCGCACTATCCCCAACGTGGTGGATAACAAACTTTCGCGCGAGTCCTTCGCATCGTGGCGCGTGGCCCGCGAAGAATCCGGTGAACTCGAGCTTGAGACACTGGGAATCTCAATTGCCAGGGAGACCTACAGTGCTCTCACATCCGGCTCATCGTTTGTCGAGTCTGGTAAAACTTTGTCCAAGGCTGGGTCGGTGCCGTTCAACACCTCACCCTCAAACAAGTTCTACGCTCTGACAGCCAACATCTCTTTCCCGGCCTCCGCTCGTGACTCCGGACTGCAAGCTGGTTTCCAAGTGCTGTCCTCTAGTCTTGAGTCTACAACTATCTACTACCAATTCTCCAACGAGTCCATCATCATCGACCGCAGCAAAACGAGTGCCGCATCGAAAACAACTGATGGAATTctcagtgataacgaggcGGGCCGTCTTCGTCTCTTTGACGTCTTAAGAAATGGAACAGAACAAATCGAAAACTTGGAGCTTACCATCGTGGTGGACAACGGAATCCTAGAAGTCTATGCTAATGGACGCTTTACTCTGGGCACTTGGGCTCG GTCTTGGTACGCCAACTCGACTGAAATTAACTTCTTCCATAACGGTGTGGGAGAGGTGACATTTGACGATGTTACTGTCTTTGAGGGACTTTATGACGCCTGGCCAGAGAGGAAGTAA
- a CDS encoding Serine peptidase, family S28, putative, with translation MAALSGTAVGMVTSPFKRDLKLSAELGIHPDTLLSQKTTVHAIANSQLDSIIKAEYVSLPIDHSNSSVGYYQNRYWVSEDNYKEGGPVFVYDVGEASAESSAQAYLGNSTTFFYQMVQEFGGIGIVWEHRYYGDSLPYNVSLHMQPEHLLYLNNEQALADIPFFAANFTRRNYSDVDLTPGGTPWVMVGGSYSGMRSAFTRHLYPETIYASYASSAPVEARIDMSVYFDQVYDGLVAYGHLNCTRDVQAALEYVDEQLSKSTSSAAAIKKAFFGEGADNNSNGDFTAALAIVYNYFQSYGMGGGVGSLESFCAHMETDPKTNQTAPPQGFADSRGKQYAAERYASWPAFTELVNMNLDTNCKKLETSEALTCDLSQPSSDPDTISWTWQYCTQWGFFQTNNFGHRSLLSKYQTLEYAQEYCNRAFPEAIKKGLFPKHPLVDEANAETGGWTIRPSNVYWSGGQFDPWRTLSPLAKGTPLAPQGVSITTEIPKCNVETEENTIFGYIMKNAEHCFDFRTTFVPGAISREFFYTALTEWLRCFKAKTR, from the exons ATGGCTGCGCTGTCTGGCACAGCTGTGGGAATGGTAACATCACCATTCAAGCGCGACCTGAAGCTGTCAGCTGAGCTGGGGATTCATCCGGATACTCTGCTCAGTCAAAAAACTACGGTACATGCTATTGCCAACTCCCAGCTGGATTCGATTATTAAGGCAGAGTATGTTTCG CTACCCATTGATCACAGCAACTCTTCGGTTGGTTATTACCAAAATCGATACTGGGTATCCGAGGATAATTACAAGGAGGGCGGACCCGTCTTCGTGTATGACGTTGGTGAAGCATCGGCTGAATCGTCGGCTCAAGCTTACCTGGGCAATTCGACGACGTTCTTTTATCAGATGGTTCAAGAGTTCGGTGGAATTGGTATCGTTTGGGAGCACCG ATACTATGGAGATTCTCTTCCCTACAACGTCAGCCTGCACATGCAGCCCGAGCATCTCCTGTACCTGAACAACGAACAGGCTCTGGCCGACATCCCCTTCTTTGCGGCCAACTTCACCCGCAGAAACTACAGTGATGTGGACCTGACCCCAGGCGGAACACCGTGGGTCATGGTTGGAGGCTCGTACTCGGGCATGCGATCTGCGTTCACCCGTCATTTGTATCCCGAGACAATTTACGCTTCCTACGCTTCCTCTGCCCCCGTGGAAGCACGGATTGACATGAGCGTCTACTTCGATCAAGTTTACGACGGCCTGGTGGCATATGGGCACTTGAACTGCACTCGAGACGTCCAGGCCGCACTGGAGTACGTCGATGAGCAGCTCTCCAAAAGCACATCGTCCGCAGCGGCCATCAAGAAGGCATTCTTTGGCGAAGGCGCCGACAATAACAGCAACGGCGATTTCACCGCCGCACTCGCCATTGTTTACAACTATTTCCAGTCTTATGGTATGGGCGGTGGTGTGGGCAGTCTGGAGTCCTTCTGTGCGCACATGGAAACCGACCCGAAGACCAACCAGACGGCGCCCCCACAAGGATTTGCCGATAGCCGGGGCAAGCAGTATGCCGCGGAGCGCTATGCATCATGGCCGGCTTTCACGGAGCTGGTCAACATGAACTTGGATACCAACTGCAAGAAACTTGAAACCAGCGAGGCGCTCACTTGCGATCTGTCGCAGCCATCTAGCGACCCGGATACCATCAGCTGGACGTGGCAGTACTGCACCCAATGGGGATTCTTCCAGACCAACAACTTCGGACATCGCTCGCTGCTGTCCAAATACCAGACCCTCGAGTACGCACAGGAATACTGCAACAGAGCCTTCCCGGAGGCTATCAAGAAGGGTCTCTTCCCCAAACACCCATTGGTGGATGAGGCCAATGCGGAGACCGGCGGATGGACTATTCGCCCGTCCAACGTTTACTGGAGTGGCGGCCAATTTGATCCCTGGCGTACTTTGTCTCCCCTCGCGAAGGGCACTCCGCTGGCCCCGCAGGGAGTGTCTATCACAACCGAGATCCCGAAGTGCAATGTGGAGACGGAGGAAAACACAATTTTCGGATACATCATGAAAAATGCGGAGCACTGCTTTGATTTCCGCACGACCTTCGTGCCTGGAGCGATTTCCCGGGAGTTCTTCTACACGGCTTTGACGGAGTGGCTCAGATGTTTCAAAGCCAAGACTCGCTAA
- a CDS encoding Sucrose/H+ symporter, plant, whose protein sequence is MLPKDSPPTEYTTRAWLSIFGAFTCAFCTVGFMNSFGIFQEYYAKNQLSSSSTSTIAWIGAISIFFLFATSVGAGAMLDIFGPKLMVYVGSFGCVFALMMTSLCEEFYQFLLTQGILFGISMGLATWPMLALVGQYIKAKRAAAMGIVLAGSSLGGIIWPIAINRLVKNPNLGFSWTMRIVGFIMIPCFTFSCAVAKSPDTPKTSVESHHTSQQRHEYISGQKDIPPSHKAEALALVRKPSLQLLCLAMFIIYFGMFSPFFYTTSYAVEKGFSTSLAFYTVSIVNGASFPGRVLPGIIADKYGKFNCCIIATISAGIIALCWTKVTSVAGLVIWCAAYGFASGGILSLQQACAAQISTSTTLGLAIGTVSGSTALSAMANVPISGALVEKYGYLSLSLYSGVSLLLGGLLLIAARLAQNRELRAIV, encoded by the exons ATGTTACCAAAGGATAGTCCTCCTACTGAATACAC AACCCGAGCATGGCTTTCCATATTCGGCGCCTTCACATGTGCATTTTGCACGGTGGGCTTCATGAACTCGTTTGGCATCTTCCAAGAGTATTACGCAAAGAATCAGCTATCCTCAAGCTCCACATCTACCATCGCATGGATTGGGGCTATATCAATCTTCTTTCTGTTTGCCACATCTGTCGGAGCGGGGGCAATGCTTGATATTTTCGGACCAAAG CTTATGGTATATGTTGGCTCATTTGGGTGTGTTTTTGCCCTGATGATGACTTCACTATGCGAGGAGTTTTATCAATTCCTACTTACCCAGGGTATCTTGTTTGGTATTTCCATGGGTCTGGCGACATGGCCAATGCTCGCATTGGTTGGACAATACATCAAAGCGAAGCGTGCTGCGGCGATGGGAATTGTTCTTGCGGGTTCCTCGCTCGGCGGCATTATCTGGCCCATTGCAATCAACAGATTGGTTAAAAATCCCAATCTTGGATTTTCCTGGACAATGCGAATTGTTGGCTTTATCATGATTCCATGCTTTACCTTCTCTTGTGCAGTTGCCAAATCTCCGGACACACCTAAGACGAGTGTGGAGAGTCACCATACAAGCCAACAACGTCACGAATATATCTCTGGACAAAAGGACATACCGCCGAGTCACAAGGCAGAGGCTCTGGCCCTTGTGCGAAAGCCATCCTTGCAGCTACTGTGCCTTGCAATGTTCATCATATACTTTGGCATGTTCTCGCCGTTCTTCTACACGACTTCCTACGCAGTCGAGAAAGGATTTTCGACATCTCTAGCATTCTATACGGTGTCCATTGTGAATGGCGCATCTTTCCCTGGGCGAGTTCTCCCTGGCATCATTGCTGATAAGTACGGAAAATTCAACTGTTGCATCATCGCCACTATATCCGCAGGGATAATTGCATTGTGCTGGACCAAGGTGACATCTGTGGCCGGACTGGTAATTTGGTGCGCTGCATACGGCTTTGCGTCTGGA GGCATTCTATCCCTCCAGCAAGCTTGTGCAGCTCAAATTTCTACTTCTACCACTCTTGGCTTAGCCATCGGAACTGTGTCAGGTTCCACAGCTCTATC TGCTATGGCAAATGTGCCGATCAGTGGGGCGTTAGTGGAAAAATATGGGTATCTTTCCCTGTCATTGTATTCGGGGGTCTCTTTGCTGCTAGGTGGTCTCCTTTTAATTGCTGCACGTCTGGCACAGAACAGAGAGCTTCGAGCAATCGTGTAA
- a CDS encoding putative RNA-directed DNA polymerase from transposon X-element has translation MDQTLRFGLLAKDVQSILAWGEYNKVAFAPEKLEMIHITRHRGDESPSIVVNDRLTIDPVQAKKPGYTPTLRWLGVFFDRKLTWRSHILARAGKARAVAQHIRNLARTTCGPPASSLRKAVITCVIPSLTFGTEAWYGGRNRPAKQASKGTVSARVGWHINVIESTLALAIRGVLPVWRTTPTPSLFRDAGIPSGYATLEEAKLRFALRLNTIHKGHTLVRRIRPPMITRGRGTGTRQPAKTIIQRLGSILPEVPRPTLSPPHYSPGCRIDPTGGIDKATASKAFQVWQESLPPTDICVFSDGSEQWQEGINGIRSIFRELRNEARLRWWDTVSQKLSQWYRRWSDTYEIDSLPELELRRPALHRWLALRSSHGDFDWYHRKFNHEDAKLDCSCGRRKSPEHLALCHKTQRSFRHWPKRPPTPPTDRTEAVAYLRSLDPKQFVELLELTSFYSRVCTR, from the exons atggaccaaacgctccgtttcgg actcctcgctaaggacgttcagagcattcttgcctggggagaatataataaagtggccttcgcccccgagaaactagagatgatccatatcactagacatcgaggggatgagtccccttcaattgtagtcaacgaccggctcaccatcgaccccgttcaggccaagaaaccaggatacacacccactctccgctggctgggagtctttttcgatagaaagctcacatggagaagccacattctcgcccgggcgggcaaggcacgcgctgtcgcacaacatatccgcaatctggcccgcacgacctgcggcccgcccgcgagctcacttcgcaaagcagtcatcacctgtgttataccctccctaacgttcggaactgaggcctggtatggcggccggaataggcccgcaaaacaggctagcaagggcaccgtcagcgcccgtgttggctggcatatcaatgtcatcgagtcgaccctggcactcgccatccgcggcgtcctccctgtatggcgcaccacaccaactccctcgctctttagggacgcgggaatcccgtctggatacgccacacttgaagaggcgaaactacggttcgctctaaggcttaacaccatccacaaaggtcacacccttgtccgtcgcattcgacccccgatgatcacccgaggccgcggcaccggcacccgccaaccggcaaagacaattatccagagacttgggagcatcctcccggaagtcccaagaccgaccctctcccccccgcactactcaccgggctgcagaatagatcctacagggggtatagataaggcgaccgcgtctaaagctttccaagtctggcaggaatcactcccacccacagatatctgcgtcttctcagatggctccgagcagtggcaggagggcatcaa cgggatccgatccatcttccgggaacttcggaacgaggctcgcttgcgctggtgggacacggtctctcaaaaactctcccagtggtaccgacgctggtcagacacctacgagattgattcactgccggaactcgaactccgacgaccagcgctccaccgctggcttgccctccgctcgtcgcatggcgacttcgactggtaccaccgcaagttcaaccacgaagacgccaaactcgactgctcatgcggccgccgaaagtcaccagagcacctcgctctctgccacaaaacccagaggtctttccgacactggccaaaacgccccccgacacctccaaccgacaggacagaggcagtcgcctaccttcgcagcctggaccccaagcagtttgttgaactactggagctcacaagcttctactcgcgggtctgcacgaggtaa
- a CDS encoding Cytochrome P450 alkane hydroxylase, putative has product MWLCPSVALVGALSVAFLLVRYFAQLHHHREKSKALHCKPPLSGSSTFFGIPNFIRLSKAVREKRWVDHFYNEYAVHGNTFKQTFLSRNLITTREPENVKAILATQFNDFSLGTRHQHFYPLLGDGIFTLDGAGWSHARGLLRPQFTRDQVADLSMLNDHISNFIDLIPKDRSSFDIQRLFFLLTLDSATHFLFGESVGCMLPSSRRTGVLEKCAVGSAQGFANAFGTAQDYLAARIRAQGMYWVINPKEFREANRKVHEVVDHYVHLALESKHNAQKKNADGRYIFLEALADDTDDPKILRDNLLNILLAGRDSTASLLSSTFFYLSRHPNVWNRLRREIVDSFGDTKKLRSEVTHTKLKDIHYLRYVLNEVLRLQPPVPINFRVATKDTSLPVGGGADYQSPVYVKKGTMVAYSVYAMHRRTDLWGKDATSFRPERWEETAKHGWKYLPFNGGPRICLGQQYALTEASYTVVRLMQHFDTLENADPNPRQEPVKLSNLTMSHDLGVHIRLYSSDVI; this is encoded by the exons ATGTGGTTGTGCCCTTCAGTTGCTCTGGTTGGTGCCCTGTCCGTAGCCTTCTTGCTCGTGCGCTACTTCGCACAGCTGCACCATCACCGCGAAAAATCCAAAGCCTTGCACTGTAAGCCTCCTCTTTCGGGCTCTTCCACTTTCTTTGGCATTCCAAATTTCATTCGGTTGAGTAAGGCTGTGCGCGAAAAGCGCTGGGTCGATCATTTCTACAACGAATATGCTGTCCATGGAAATACCTTCAAACAGACGTTCCTCTCTCGCAATTTAATCACAACCAGGGAGCCTGAAAACGTCAAGGCGATTCTCGCTACCCAATTCAATGATTTTTCTCTGGGAACAAGACACCAACATTTCTACCCACTCCTGGGCGATGGCATCTTCACTCTCGACGGTGCTGGATGGTCACATGCGCGCGGATTATTACGCCCGCAGTTCACTAGAGACCAA GTTGCCGATCTTTCCATGCTAAATGACCACATCTCCAACTTTATCGATCTGATCCCCAAGGACAGAAGCAGCTTTGACATCCAGCGTTTGTTCTTCCTGCTGACCCTGGATTCGGCAACGCACTTCCTATTCGGGGAGTCGGTTGGGTGTATGCTTCCCTCTTCGAGGAGGACGGGCGTGCTGGAGAAATGCGCCGTCGGTAGTGCACAGGGCTTTGCCAACGCCTTCGGAACCGCTCAGGATTATCTCGCTGCACGAATTCGTGCGCAGGGAATGTACTGGGTCATTAACCCCAAAGAATTCCGTGAAGCAAACCGGAAAGTACACGAGGTCGTCGATCATTATGTCCATCTCGCTCTGGAATCGAAACATAATGCGCAAAAGAAGAACGCCGACGGTCGGTATATCTTCCTTGAAGCACTAGCGGACGACACCGATGACCCCAAGATTCTGCGCGATAACCTGCTCAACATATTGTTGGCTGGTCGCGATAGTACGGCCAGTTTACTGAGCTCGACTTTCTTCTATCTTTCTCGGCACCCTAATGTATGGAACCGGCTGCGTCGTGAGATCGTGGATAGTTTCGGAGACACGAAGAAGTTGCGGTCGGAAGTAACGCATACCAAGCTAAAGGATATTCATTATCTGCGATATGTATTGAATGAAG TCCTTCGCCTTCAACCTCCTGTGCCTATCAATTTCCGCGTTGCAACCAAAGACACCTCCCTACCGGTTGGCGGTGGCGCGGACTACCAGTCCCCGGTCTATGTCAAGAAGGGTACGATGGTTGCGTACAGCGTATACGCTATGCACCGCCGGACGGACCTGTGGGGTAAAGACGCAACTTCCTTCCGGCCCGAGCGCTGGGAGGAAACTGCTAAGCATGGATGGAAATATCTGCCTTTCAATGGTGGACCGCGTATCTGCCTTGGTC AACAATACGCTCTCACTGAGGCAAGCTACACCGTCGTTCGTCTTATGCAGCACTTTGATACCCTCGAAAATGCGGACCCCAATCCTCGGCAGGAGCCAGTGAAATTATCTAATTTGACCATGTCGCATGATCTTGGCGTGCACATTCGTTTGTACTCTTCAGACGTGATTTAG